One Mycolicibacterium sarraceniae genomic window carries:
- the mca gene encoding mycothiol conjugate amidase Mca, whose translation MTELRLMAVHAHPDDESSKGAATAARYAAEGHRVQVVTLTGGERGDILNPAMDLPEVHGRITDIRRDEMARAAEILGVEHHWLGFVDSGLPEGDPLPPLPDGCFAVVPIEQPVEALVKVIREFRPHVMTTYDENGGYPHPDHIRCHQVSVAAYEAAADCRLYPDAGEPWAVSKLYYNHGFLRARLQLLQDEFAKHGQEGPFADWLKKWDPEIDIFAGRVTTRVLCSEYFNQRDEALKAHATQIDPDGFFFATPIEWQQRLWPTEEFELARSRVPAKLPEDDLFAGIEIFE comes from the coding sequence GTGACCGAACTGCGGTTGATGGCCGTCCACGCCCATCCGGACGACGAGTCCAGCAAGGGCGCGGCTACGGCTGCGCGGTATGCCGCCGAAGGTCACCGGGTTCAAGTGGTGACGCTGACCGGTGGCGAGCGCGGCGACATCCTCAACCCGGCGATGGACCTGCCGGAAGTGCATGGGCGTATCACTGACATCCGCCGGGACGAGATGGCCAGGGCGGCCGAGATCCTCGGCGTTGAACACCACTGGCTGGGGTTCGTCGACTCCGGGCTACCGGAAGGCGACCCGCTGCCGCCGCTGCCTGACGGCTGCTTCGCGGTGGTGCCGATCGAGCAGCCGGTGGAAGCCCTGGTGAAGGTCATCCGCGAGTTCCGTCCGCACGTCATGACGACCTACGACGAGAACGGCGGTTATCCGCACCCCGATCACATTCGCTGCCACCAGGTTTCGGTGGCCGCCTACGAAGCTGCCGCCGATTGCCGGCTCTACCCCGACGCCGGCGAACCGTGGGCGGTCAGCAAGCTCTACTACAACCACGGCTTCCTGCGGGCCAGGCTGCAGCTGCTGCAAGACGAGTTCGCCAAGCATGGTCAGGAGGGCCCGTTCGCCGACTGGCTGAAGAAGTGGGATCCCGAGATCGACATCTTTGCCGGGCGGGTGACCACTCGGGTGCTGTGCTCGGAGTACTTCAATCAGCGCGACGAGGCGCTCAAGGCGCACGCCACCCAGATCGACCCGGACGGATTCTTCTTCGCGACCCCCATAGAGTGGCAGCAACGGTTGTGGCCGACGGAGGAGTTCGAATTGGCTCGTTCGCGGGTGCCCGCCAAATTGCCTGAGGACGACCTGTTCGCCGGAATCGAGATCTTCGAGTGA
- a CDS encoding RDD family protein, producing MTQPPPPGDYPPPPGAGLLPKDAYTPWIKRVGAYIVDAIPIAILSGVGQGLSVATGENNCTSSSGDNTYGVYCTSQPSALGLILSLVFGLAAIAFWVWNYGYRQGTTGSSIGKSVLKFKVIGEKTGQPIGFGLSIVRQIAHFVDAIICYIGYLFPLWDAKRQTIADKIMTTVCVPL from the coding sequence ATGACACAGCCTCCGCCGCCGGGTGACTATCCGCCGCCGCCAGGGGCCGGCTTGCTGCCCAAGGATGCCTACACCCCCTGGATCAAGCGGGTCGGCGCCTACATCGTCGACGCCATCCCGATCGCGATCCTGTCCGGTGTTGGTCAAGGCCTGTCGGTGGCCACCGGGGAGAACAACTGCACGTCGAGCAGCGGCGATAACACCTACGGGGTGTACTGCACGTCGCAGCCGTCGGCGCTGGGGCTGATCCTGTCGCTGGTGTTCGGGCTCGCCGCTATCGCGTTCTGGGTATGGAACTACGGCTACCGCCAGGGCACGACCGGGTCGAGCATCGGTAAGTCGGTGCTCAAGTTCAAGGTGATCGGCGAGAAGACGGGCCAGCCCATCGGGTTCGGGCTGTCGATCGTCCGCCAAATCGCCCACTTCGTCGACGCGATCATCTGCTACATCGGCTACCTGTTCCCGTTGTGGGACGCCAAGCGGCAGACTATCGCCGATAAAATCATGACGACGGTGTGCGTGCCGCTCTGA
- a CDS encoding nuclear transport factor 2 family protein codes for MSDALDLEALVNRYLSTVAAGNAANVAALYAQDATLEDPVGGGDVHIGRQAIEGFYKAIEGAEVSAELLTFRSGGQEAAFLFALTVAGAMRIEVIEVMTFNHDGEVTSMKAYWGPENVTQL; via the coding sequence ATGAGCGATGCCCTCGATCTCGAAGCCCTGGTCAACCGCTACCTGAGCACCGTCGCCGCCGGTAACGCGGCCAACGTGGCGGCGCTCTACGCCCAAGACGCCACCCTGGAGGACCCAGTAGGCGGCGGCGACGTCCACATCGGCCGGCAGGCGATCGAGGGCTTCTACAAGGCGATCGAGGGCGCCGAGGTGAGCGCCGAACTGCTGACGTTCCGGTCCGGTGGCCAAGAGGCGGCGTTCCTGTTCGCGCTCACCGTCGCCGGCGCCATGCGGATCGAGGTCATCGAGGTGATGACGTTCAACCACGACGGTGAGGTCACCTCGATGAAGGCCTACTGGGGCCCGGAGAACGTCACCCAGCTCTAG
- a CDS encoding GOLPH3/VPS74 family protein, whose product MARIAEDLLLLLLDNAAAQPGVEPALLQRLLAGAVLLDLAYECRIRPALPHESVPAGRLIVLTGPPPLDPVVRPALAMLQQAPITASVAIGKLRKHTEDRVLDQLLRTGQLHQVALSANRFRRNSYAWPLASRARVDAARSALLATLFDGHRPDPTTAAIVSLLHGVQALGAVLSLNDRGWQWAIDRASVISSGTWVDDQKIADVNLAVTTAAVRAALA is encoded by the coding sequence ATGGCGCGCATCGCCGAAGATCTCCTTCTGCTGCTACTCGACAATGCCGCGGCTCAGCCCGGCGTCGAGCCCGCCCTTCTGCAACGGCTGTTGGCCGGTGCGGTGTTACTGGACCTGGCCTACGAGTGCCGGATTCGGCCCGCACTACCGCACGAATCGGTGCCGGCCGGCCGGCTGATCGTCTTGACGGGACCACCGCCGCTGGATCCCGTTGTGCGCCCGGCCCTTGCGATGTTGCAACAAGCCCCGATCACCGCGAGCGTCGCGATCGGCAAGCTGCGCAAGCACACCGAGGACCGGGTGCTCGACCAACTGCTACGGACCGGGCAGCTTCACCAGGTTGCGTTGTCGGCGAACCGATTTCGCCGTAACTCGTACGCATGGCCGCTGGCCAGCCGGGCGCGGGTGGACGCGGCACGGTCGGCACTCTTGGCCACGTTATTCGACGGGCATCGTCCCGATCCCACGACGGCCGCGATCGTCTCACTGCTGCATGGCGTGCAGGCACTCGGCGCGGTATTGAGTCTCAACGACCGCGGCTGGCAGTGGGCTATCGATCGTGCCAGCGTAATCTCAAGCGGCACATGGGTTGACGACCAGAAGATAGCTGACGTCAACCTCGCGGTGACCACCGCCGCAGTGCGTGCGGCGCTAGCTTAG
- a CDS encoding cystathionine beta-synthase, giving the protein MRIASHISELIGNTPLVQLNSVVPEGSGLVAAKIEYVSPGGSAKDRIAAKMIDAAEASGELKPGGTIVEPTSGNTGVGLALVAQRRGYKCIFVCPDKVSEDKQNVLRAYGAEVVVCPTAVPPDHPDSYYSVSNRLVSEIEGAWKPDQYSNPNGPASHYETTGPEIWADTDGKVTHFVAGVGTGGTITGAGRYLKEVSGGKVTIIGADPEGSVYSGGTGRPYLVEGVGEDFWPSAYDPSVPDEIIAVSDADSFDMTRRLAREEALLVGGSCGMAVVAALKVAQDAGPDSLVVVLLPDGGRGYLSKIFNDGWMSSYGFLRTRLDGSAVEPTVGDVLRGKSGALPDLVHTHPQETVRDAIGILREYGVSQMPVVGAEPPVMAGEVAGSVSERELLSAVFEGRAKLADAVSLHMSQPLPLIGAGELVSAAAKSLREWDALMVVDDGKPAGVITRHDLLGFLSDGPRRR; this is encoded by the coding sequence ATGCGCATCGCGTCCCACATCAGCGAGCTGATCGGGAACACCCCCCTGGTCCAACTGAACTCCGTCGTTCCGGAGGGTTCAGGGTTGGTCGCTGCCAAGATCGAGTACGTCAGCCCTGGCGGTAGTGCCAAAGATCGCATCGCCGCCAAGATGATCGACGCGGCGGAAGCCAGCGGCGAATTGAAGCCCGGCGGCACGATCGTCGAACCCACCTCGGGCAACACCGGCGTCGGGCTGGCCCTCGTCGCGCAGCGACGTGGCTACAAGTGCATCTTCGTCTGTCCGGACAAGGTCAGCGAGGACAAGCAGAACGTGCTGCGCGCGTACGGTGCCGAGGTCGTGGTCTGCCCGACGGCTGTGCCACCCGATCACCCGGACAGCTATTACAGCGTCTCCAACCGGCTGGTCAGCGAGATCGAGGGTGCCTGGAAGCCCGACCAATACTCCAACCCGAACGGGCCGGCCAGCCACTACGAGACGACGGGCCCGGAGATCTGGGCCGATACCGATGGCAAGGTCACCCACTTCGTCGCGGGCGTGGGAACCGGCGGCACGATCACCGGTGCGGGCCGCTATCTCAAGGAAGTATCCGGCGGCAAGGTCACGATCATCGGCGCTGACCCCGAGGGCTCGGTGTACTCGGGCGGAACCGGCCGGCCCTACCTGGTCGAGGGTGTCGGTGAAGACTTCTGGCCGTCCGCCTATGACCCGTCGGTGCCCGACGAGATCATCGCGGTCTCCGATGCCGACTCCTTTGATATGACCCGGCGGCTGGCCCGTGAGGAAGCCCTGCTGGTCGGTGGCTCCTGTGGGATGGCCGTCGTCGCCGCGCTGAAGGTGGCCCAGGACGCCGGGCCGGATTCGCTGGTCGTGGTCCTGTTGCCGGACGGCGGCCGTGGCTACCTGTCGAAGATTTTCAACGACGGGTGGATGTCGTCCTATGGATTCCTGCGCACCCGCCTCGACGGTTCGGCGGTCGAGCCGACGGTCGGCGACGTACTGCGGGGAAAGTCCGGTGCGCTGCCCGACCTGGTCCACACCCACCCTCAGGAAACCGTGCGCGACGCTATTGGCATCCTGCGCGAATACGGCGTCTCCCAGATGCCGGTCGTCGGTGCTGAGCCCCCGGTGATGGCCGGTGAGGTGGCAGGCAGCGTGTCCGAGCGGGAATTGCTGTCCGCGGTGTTCGAAGGCCGGGCCAAGCTCGCCGACGCGGTATCGCTACACATGAGTCAGCCGCTGCCGCTGATCGGGGCGGGGGAGTTGGTCAGTGCCGCGGCGAAGTCCCTGCGGGAATGGGATGCGCTGATGGTCGTCGATGACGGTAAACCCGCCGGCGTCATCACCCGGCACGATCTGCTCGGGTTCCTCTCCGATGGGCCGCGGCGTCGCTGA
- a CDS encoding thioredoxin domain-containing protein — protein MVWVPSASPRGPRVSPAGNTLAGATSPYLRQHADNPVHWQQWTPEALDEAGTRDVPILLSVGYAACHWCHVMAHESFESEDVAVVANANFVCIKVDREERPDLDAVYMNATVAMTGQGGWPMTCFLTPDGRPFFCGTYYPKPQFLQLLDAVAETWRDRRGEVEEASDQVAGELRQITAGLPDGGPEINAELCDHAVAAILRDEDVERGGFGQAPKFPPSALLEALLRAFERTGSPLPLAAMIRTGTAMARGGIYDQLAGGFARYSVDADWVVPHFEKMLYDNALLLRAYAHWARRTNDPLARRIAAQTAGFLLNDLADGDMFTSALDADAAGVEGSTYVWTPEQLNEVLGEDDGLWAAMLFEVTDRGTFEHGTSVLQLPTDPDNAERFERVRLALLASRLTRAQPARDDKIVTAWNGLAITALAEASVALDFPPLLNAAVRCAAALLDLHIADGRLRRASLGGVVGDSAGILDDHATLATGLLTLHQLTGEEKWLRSATDLLDVVLTHFADPERPGRWFDTADDAEQLMVRPADPLDGATPSGASSIAEALLTAAHMVDADRVARYEQAAEDTLLAHSPLLARAPRSSGHWLAVAEAAVRGPLQVAVATDGTDSELLAAARQLAPGGTIVVGGAVDSSPLLEGRDRVRGNDAAYVCRGRMCDLPVTGAGELADALGVPV, from the coding sequence ATGGTGTGGGTTCCGAGCGCGAGCCCGAGAGGCCCCCGCGTGAGCCCAGCGGGTAACACGCTCGCCGGCGCGACCAGCCCCTATCTTCGTCAACACGCTGACAACCCCGTCCACTGGCAGCAGTGGACCCCTGAAGCGCTTGACGAGGCCGGCACCCGCGATGTGCCGATCCTGCTGTCGGTCGGGTATGCGGCCTGCCACTGGTGTCACGTCATGGCCCACGAGTCCTTCGAGTCCGAGGACGTCGCAGTGGTGGCGAACGCAAATTTCGTGTGCATCAAGGTCGACCGTGAGGAGCGGCCGGACCTCGACGCGGTGTACATGAACGCGACGGTGGCGATGACCGGCCAGGGCGGTTGGCCTATGACCTGCTTCCTGACCCCCGACGGTCGGCCGTTCTTCTGCGGCACCTACTACCCGAAGCCGCAGTTCCTGCAACTGCTGGACGCGGTGGCCGAGACATGGCGGGATCGCCGCGGCGAGGTCGAGGAAGCCTCCGATCAGGTAGCCGGCGAGCTGCGGCAGATCACCGCCGGGCTGCCCGACGGCGGGCCGGAGATCAACGCCGAGCTGTGCGACCACGCCGTCGCGGCGATCCTGCGCGATGAGGACGTCGAGCGGGGCGGTTTCGGTCAGGCCCCCAAGTTCCCGCCGTCGGCATTGCTCGAAGCGCTGCTGCGTGCGTTCGAGCGCACTGGCTCTCCACTGCCGCTGGCGGCGATGATCCGCACCGGGACAGCGATGGCCCGCGGCGGTATCTACGACCAGCTGGCCGGCGGCTTTGCGCGCTACAGCGTCGACGCGGACTGGGTGGTGCCGCACTTCGAGAAGATGCTCTACGACAACGCCTTGCTGCTGCGGGCCTACGCGCACTGGGCCCGCCGCACGAACGATCCGTTGGCCCGGCGGATCGCGGCGCAGACCGCGGGGTTCTTGCTCAACGACCTCGCCGACGGCGATATGTTCACCTCCGCGCTGGACGCTGATGCGGCCGGTGTCGAGGGCTCCACCTATGTGTGGACGCCCGAGCAGCTGAACGAAGTGCTCGGCGAGGACGATGGACTCTGGGCTGCAATGCTTTTCGAGGTGACCGACCGCGGCACTTTCGAGCACGGGACGTCGGTGCTGCAGTTGCCGACGGACCCCGACAACGCCGAGCGTTTCGAGCGGGTACGACTGGCCCTGCTGGCCTCCCGGCTGACCCGTGCGCAGCCCGCGCGTGACGACAAGATCGTCACCGCCTGGAACGGGCTTGCGATCACCGCCCTAGCCGAAGCCAGTGTGGCCCTTGATTTTCCGCCGCTGTTGAACGCGGCCGTTCGTTGTGCCGCGGCCCTGCTCGACCTTCATATCGCCGATGGCCGGCTGCGGCGGGCCAGCCTCGGCGGTGTGGTCGGCGACAGCGCGGGCATCCTCGACGACCACGCCACCTTGGCCACCGGGCTGCTGACGCTGCACCAGCTCACCGGCGAGGAGAAGTGGCTGAGGAGCGCCACCGATCTGCTCGACGTGGTGCTGACGCATTTCGCCGACCCCGAACGTCCGGGTCGTTGGTTCGACACTGCCGATGACGCTGAGCAGCTGATGGTCCGGCCTGCCGACCCCCTGGATGGGGCGACGCCCTCGGGAGCGTCCTCGATCGCCGAGGCGCTGCTGACCGCCGCGCATATGGTCGACGCGGACCGGGTGGCCCGCTACGAGCAGGCTGCCGAGGACACTCTGCTGGCGCACTCGCCGCTGCTGGCCCGCGCGCCGCGGTCGTCCGGCCACTGGCTGGCGGTCGCCGAGGCCGCGGTCCGCGGGCCCCTTCAGGTGGCTGTCGCCACCGACGGTACCGATTCCGAATTACTCGCTGCGGCAAGGCAGTTGGCACCGGGCGGCACCATCGTGGTCGGTGGCGCAGTCGACTCCTCGCCATTGCTGGAAGGCCGCGACCGAGTCCGCGGAAACGACGCCGCCTACGTCTGCCGGGGCCGAATGTGCGACCTGCCCGTGACCGGTGCCGGGGAACTTGCCGACGCGCTCGGCGTGCCCGTGTAG
- a CDS encoding alpha/beta hydrolase encodes MTAPSKTRATAPGRVQTGRGPRRYPVSDGAPVEVVESGPSVAARLVSMGTRATMWPTLAVLSHVPHWPWPFGLVDFVARALLPTPGTVRATVGLPNASAQLVRAPGVLPADGHRRVVLYMHGGAFLTCGVNSHSRISVALSKFADSPVLVVDYRLIPKHTIGNAVDDCYDAYQWLRTRGYEPDQIVLAGDSAGGYLALTLAQRLQALGEEPAALVAISPLLQLDHEQKLTHPNAHTDAMFPPKAFDALVALVAKAAAKNVVDGEPEGVYEPLDHIEPGLPRTLIHVSGSEVLLHDARLAARRLAASGVPTEVRVWPGQIHDFQLAAPLIPEATRSLRQIGEYIREATG; translated from the coding sequence ATGACCGCACCCAGTAAGACCCGGGCTACGGCCCCCGGTCGTGTTCAGACCGGCAGAGGTCCGCGTCGCTACCCGGTTTCGGACGGCGCACCGGTCGAAGTCGTTGAGAGCGGTCCCAGCGTCGCCGCGCGACTGGTCTCGATGGGCACCCGCGCCACCATGTGGCCCACGTTGGCCGTGCTCAGTCACGTCCCGCACTGGCCATGGCCATTCGGCTTGGTCGACTTCGTCGCCCGGGCGCTGTTGCCAACCCCCGGCACCGTGCGGGCCACCGTCGGCTTGCCCAACGCCTCCGCGCAACTGGTCCGCGCCCCCGGAGTGTTGCCGGCCGACGGGCACCGCCGGGTCGTGCTCTACATGCATGGCGGCGCGTTCCTGACGTGCGGGGTGAACTCGCACAGCCGGATCTCGGTCGCGCTGTCGAAGTTCGCCGATTCCCCGGTATTGGTCGTCGATTACCGGCTGATCCCCAAGCACACGATCGGCAACGCCGTCGACGACTGCTATGACGCCTACCAATGGCTGCGGACGCGCGGCTACGAGCCCGATCAGATCGTGCTCGCTGGTGACTCCGCCGGTGGATACCTCGCGCTCACGCTGGCGCAGCGGCTGCAGGCGCTCGGCGAGGAGCCCGCTGCGCTGGTGGCCATCTCGCCGCTGCTGCAGCTCGACCACGAGCAGAAGCTCACGCACCCGAACGCCCACACCGATGCGATGTTCCCGCCCAAGGCTTTTGACGCCCTGGTTGCGTTGGTGGCCAAGGCGGCCGCGAAGAACGTCGTCGACGGCGAACCCGAGGGCGTCTACGAACCGCTCGACCACATCGAGCCGGGACTTCCGCGCACCCTGATCCATGTGTCCGGCTCGGAGGTCCTGCTGCATGACGCACGCCTGGCCGCGCGCCGGCTGGCTGCCTCGGGAGTGCCCACCGAGGTGCGGGTGTGGCCCGGCCAGATCCATGATTTCCAGCTCGCGGCTCCGCTGATTCCGGAAGCCACGCGCTCGTTGCGGCAGATCGGCGAGTACATCCGCGAAGCGACCGGCTAG
- a CDS encoding cystathionine gamma-synthase encodes MSEQRSAADRHRAQGFATRAIHAGYRPDPATGAVNAPIYASSTFAQDGVGGLRGGFEYARTGNPTRQALEAVLASVEAGAFGRAFSSGMAATDCALRAVLRPGDHIVIPDDAYGGTFRLIDKVFTQWGVQHTPVALSDLDAVRAAITANTRLIWVETPTNPLLSIADISGIAEIAAASGLKVLVDNTFASPALQQPLNLGADIVLHSTTKYIGGHSDVVGGALVTNDEELDTKFAFLQNGAGAVPGPFDAYLTMRGLKTLELRMQRHSSNAAKVAELLAGHEAVNSVLYPGLPGHPGHEVAARQMSGFGGMVSVRMRGGAEVARRLCSRTEVFILAESLGGVESLIEHPGAMTHASTAGSQLEVPDDLVRLSVGIEDPADLLGDLEQALS; translated from the coding sequence ATGAGTGAGCAGCGCAGCGCCGCCGACCGGCACCGAGCACAGGGGTTCGCGACCAGGGCCATCCACGCCGGATACCGGCCGGATCCGGCGACCGGAGCGGTCAACGCCCCGATCTACGCGAGCAGCACGTTCGCCCAAGACGGGGTGGGCGGTCTGCGCGGCGGGTTCGAATATGCCCGCACCGGCAATCCGACTCGGCAAGCGCTGGAAGCGGTGCTGGCCTCGGTCGAGGCCGGCGCCTTCGGACGGGCGTTCAGCTCCGGCATGGCCGCCACCGACTGCGCCCTGCGCGCGGTGCTGCGGCCCGGCGATCACATCGTCATCCCCGACGATGCCTACGGCGGCACTTTCCGGCTGATCGACAAGGTGTTCACCCAGTGGGGTGTGCAGCACACCCCGGTGGCACTGTCCGACCTCGACGCGGTGCGCGCGGCGATCACCGCCAATACCCGGCTGATCTGGGTGGAGACGCCCACCAACCCGCTGCTGTCGATCGCCGACATCTCCGGAATCGCCGAGATCGCCGCGGCTTCGGGGCTGAAGGTGTTGGTAGACAACACGTTCGCCTCCCCCGCGTTACAGCAGCCGCTGAACCTGGGTGCCGATATCGTGCTGCACTCGACGACGAAATACATCGGCGGGCACTCCGATGTGGTGGGCGGCGCGCTGGTGACCAATGACGAGGAGCTCGACACCAAGTTCGCCTTCCTGCAGAACGGTGCCGGCGCGGTGCCCGGCCCATTCGACGCCTACCTGACGATGCGCGGTCTGAAGACTCTCGAGCTGCGCATGCAGCGACACAGCTCCAATGCCGCGAAGGTTGCCGAGCTGCTGGCCGGCCATGAAGCCGTGAACTCGGTGCTCTATCCCGGCCTGCCCGGCCACCCCGGTCACGAGGTCGCCGCCCGTCAGATGAGCGGCTTCGGGGGCATGGTGTCGGTGCGCATGCGCGGGGGTGCCGAGGTTGCGCGCCGGTTGTGCTCGCGCACAGAGGTTTTCATCCTCGCGGAATCGCTGGGTGGGGTCGAGTCTTTGATCGAGCATCCCGGTGCGATGACGCACGCATCGACCGCCGGATCCCAGCTCGAGGTTCCCGACGACCTGGTCCGCCTCTCGGTGGGCATCGAGGATCCGGCGGACCTATTGGGCGACCTCGAACAAGCCCTAAGCTAG
- a CDS encoding RDD family protein, with the protein MTEQPPGPPLGNYPPPPPPPPAGGYPPPPPPQGGYTPPPPGTGYAPPPAGQSVPQLPQSAYTSWFTRVVAWIIDYLPVFVISGIGVGVLFATQDTSCLTESTEYAADSTCATDPSATGQAAMTGSIVLAYLYLIWNLGWRQGKTGSSIGKSIMKFKVVSEKTGQPIGFWLSVVREVLYNVALYVCAGILWLVAVLFPLWDSKRQTLVDKILSTICLPR; encoded by the coding sequence ATGACTGAACAACCGCCAGGTCCCCCACTGGGGAACTACCCCCCGCCACCACCTCCGCCACCGGCCGGGGGCTACCCGCCTCCACCGCCCCCGCAAGGTGGTTATACGCCGCCGCCGCCCGGCACCGGCTATGCGCCGCCGCCGGCCGGTCAGTCAGTTCCGCAGCTGCCGCAGAGCGCATACACGTCGTGGTTCACCCGCGTCGTGGCGTGGATCATCGACTACCTTCCGGTCTTTGTGATCAGCGGTATCGGCGTCGGCGTACTGTTTGCCACCCAGGACACGTCGTGTCTGACGGAGTCGACCGAATACGCCGCGGATTCGACCTGTGCAACGGATCCATCGGCGACTGGTCAGGCCGCGATGACGGGGTCCATTGTGCTGGCGTATCTCTACCTGATCTGGAACCTGGGATGGCGCCAGGGCAAGACGGGTTCGAGCATCGGCAAGTCGATCATGAAGTTCAAGGTGGTCAGCGAGAAGACTGGGCAGCCAATCGGTTTCTGGTTGTCCGTGGTGCGTGAGGTGCTCTACAACGTGGCGTTGTACGTGTGCGCCGGCATCCTCTGGCTCGTCGCCGTCCTGTTCCCACTGTGGGACAGCAAGCGGCAGACGCTAGTCGACAAGATTCTGTCAACCATCTGCCTCCCGCGGTAA
- a CDS encoding DUF4307 domain-containing protein encodes MTDGPPQLPQSRYGRQGMPPATRRRVAFALGVLVLAAGVVLALIAYQRFEGNDVEGAIATYQVVDNQTVSVTISVTRKNPSQPVHCIVRARSHDGDETGRREILVPPSQAATVQVTTLVKSYKRPFVGDVYGCGTDVPGYLVAA; translated from the coding sequence ATGACCGACGGCCCCCCGCAACTCCCCCAGTCCCGATACGGGCGCCAGGGGATGCCGCCGGCCACCCGGCGCCGGGTGGCGTTCGCGCTGGGTGTGCTGGTTCTGGCGGCCGGCGTCGTGCTGGCCCTGATTGCTTACCAGCGCTTCGAGGGCAACGATGTCGAGGGCGCGATCGCCACCTATCAGGTGGTCGACAATCAGACCGTCTCGGTAACGATCAGCGTGACCCGAAAGAACCCCTCGCAGCCGGTGCATTGCATCGTGCGGGCGCGGTCCCACGACGGCGATGAGACCGGCCGTCGAGAAATTCTGGTCCCGCCATCTCAGGCGGCGACGGTGCAGGTCACGACGTTGGTGAAGTCCTACAAGCGCCCGTTCGTCGGTGATGTTTACGGCTGCGGGACCGACGTGCCGGGCTACCTGGTTGCGGCCTGA
- the trhA gene encoding PAQR family membrane homeostasis protein TrhA: MTAGVDTTDPRQSKSSDAEDFPEAVVDAAVEFFGKPRLRGWIHVYAAVIAAIAGAALVSVSWSVESTRAGVSTLIYTLTIVAMFTVSGTYHRVNWTSPDARKWMKRLDHSMIFIFIAGSYTPFAMLALPEKSGAVLLTIVWSGALAGVLLKCFWPSAPRWVGVPLYLLLGWVAVWFIVPIMNGAGVAAMVLLIVGGALYSVGGVLYGLKWPNPWPTTFGHHEFFHACTAVAAICHYIAMWFAVF, translated from the coding sequence ATGACCGCAGGAGTCGACACCACCGATCCCCGCCAATCCAAGTCGTCCGACGCGGAGGATTTCCCCGAGGCCGTCGTCGACGCCGCTGTCGAGTTCTTCGGAAAACCGCGGCTGCGCGGCTGGATTCACGTCTATGCCGCTGTCATCGCGGCGATCGCCGGTGCCGCGCTGGTGTCGGTGTCGTGGTCGGTGGAATCGACGAGGGCCGGCGTCTCCACGCTGATCTACACGCTGACGATCGTGGCGATGTTCACCGTCAGCGGCACCTACCACCGGGTGAACTGGACGTCGCCGGACGCCCGCAAGTGGATGAAGCGGCTCGACCACTCGATGATCTTCATCTTCATCGCCGGCAGCTACACGCCGTTCGCGATGTTGGCGCTGCCCGAGAAGAGCGGTGCCGTTCTGCTGACCATCGTGTGGAGCGGCGCGCTGGCCGGTGTGCTCCTGAAGTGCTTCTGGCCGTCGGCGCCGCGGTGGGTGGGCGTTCCGCTCTATCTGCTACTGGGCTGGGTCGCGGTGTGGTTCATCGTCCCGATCATGAACGGTGCCGGAGTCGCCGCCATGGTGCTGTTGATCGTCGGCGGCGCGTTGTACAGCGTCGGCGGGGTCCTGTACGGACTGAAGTGGCCCAACCCGTGGCCGACCACGTTCGGCCACCACGAATTCTTCCATGCCTGCACCGCAGTGGCGGCAATCTGCCACTACATCGCGATGTGGTTCGCGGTCTTCTAG
- the greA gene encoding transcription elongation factor GreA — MTDTQVTWLTQESYDRLKAELDQLIANRPIIAAEINDRREEGDLRENGGYHAAREEQGQQEARIRQLQELLNTAKVGEAPKQSGVALPGSVVKVYYDGDESDTETFLIATRQEGIDHDKLEVYSPNSPLGGALLNAKVGDTREYNVPSGKTVKVTLVSAEPYHS; from the coding sequence ATGACCGACACCCAGGTGACTTGGCTTACCCAAGAGTCGTATGACCGCCTCAAGGCCGAGTTGGATCAGTTGATCGCGAACCGTCCGATCATCGCTGCTGAGATCAACGACCGCCGCGAAGAGGGTGACCTTCGTGAAAACGGTGGCTACCACGCCGCCCGCGAGGAGCAGGGCCAGCAGGAAGCCCGGATCCGCCAGCTGCAGGAACTGCTGAACACCGCCAAGGTGGGCGAGGCGCCCAAGCAGTCCGGCGTCGCGCTGCCCGGCTCGGTGGTCAAGGTCTACTACGACGGTGACGAGTCCGACACCGAGACCTTCCTGATCGCCACTCGCCAAGAGGGTATCGACCACGACAAGCTCGAGGTCTACTCGCCGAACTCACCGCTGGGCGGCGCCCTGCTGAATGCCAAGGTCGGCGACACCCGCGAGTACAACGTGCCCAGCGGTAAGACGGTGAAGGTCACGCTGGTTAGCGCGGAGCCCTACCACTCGTAA